The Bacillaceae bacterium IKA-2 DNA window CATCAGAAAAAAAGCTCACTTAATTATATTAACATTAAATTCACCCTAAATATGATAATTATTCTCCTAAATCTACATTGTGATAGACTTGTTGAACATCTTCTGAATCTTCTAATGTATCAATCAATTTTTCGAATTTTGCTTGTTCCTCTTCTGGGAGCGTTAAGTCATTTTGCGCAAGCATCGTTTGTTCTGCTACCGTGTATTCAGTTATACCTATATTTTTTAAGGCTTCTTGAACTGTGTGGAACTGATCAGGTTCGGCGTAGATAATAACCGCTTCATCTTCTTCTAAAATATCACGTACGTCTATATTTTCTTCTATTAATATTTCAAGTACCTCATCTGCTGTTTTACCCTCAAAACCAATAACAGCAGTTGCATCAAACATGTAAGCAACCGAACCACTTACCCCCATGTTACCGCCATTTTTATTAAAGGCAGCTCGTACTTCAGCAGCAGTACGATTAACATTATTTGTAAGTGCATCAACAATTACCATTGCCCCATTGGGTCCAAAACCTTCATAACGAAGTTCATGATAATTTTCTTCTGAACCTCCTTTTGCTTTTTCAATTGCACGGTCAATAATCGCTTTTGGTACGTTGTACGTTTTTGCACGCTCGATAACAAATTTCAAAGCCTGATTTGATTCCGGATCAGGCTCGCCCCGCTTCGCTGTTACGTAAATTTCGAGTCCGAATTTTGAGTAAATCCGACTGTTATTTGCATCTTTTGAGGCTTTTTTATCCTTAATATTATTCCACTTACGTCCCATAATCAACACCACTTTCCATATAAAATATAAGTTCTTATAATACGTGGTTAAACAAACTTTAAAATTTCCATTTTGATCTAAGAAATGGTAGCATTTAGTCACTATACTACATTATACATCATTGGATAATCTGATTCGAGGTCACGAACAAAAAAAAACAAGCATACAATTTAGAAGAGATAATTGCTGTAACCATATTACCGCGGTAAGGAGAAAAAAAATGAGCAATCAATATTCAGTAGTACTATTTGATGGGGTTTGTAATTTTTGCAATTCATCAGTTAATTTTTTGATTCAACATGATTCATCTAAAAAACTTCGGTTCGCCTCTCTACAATCTGAAATCGGCAGAAACTACCTGTCTCGATTTTCTATAAATAATGATTTAAACTCTATTATTCTTATTGAAGATCATCGCCACTATAATAAATCTACTGCTGCATTGCGGATATGTAGACACTTAACTGGATGGCCAAAGTTACTTATCATCTTGATTGTAATTCCAAAACCTTTACGTAATTTAATATATATGTGGTTTGCTAAAAGACGTTATAATTTTTTTGGAAAAAGAGATAGTTGTCTACTACTCCCCCCAAAAGAAGTAAGCGATCGATTTTTATAATATAAGAAAAAACGCTAGCACCTTGATCAGCCACGAAAATTTTCTACTTTCTTATCGCAAAAAAAACACATTCCAATTGGAATGTGTTTTTTTGACTAGCAACGTCCTACTCTCACAGGGGGAAACCCCCAACTACCATCGGCGCAGAAGAGCTTAACGATCGTGTTCGGCATGGGAACGAGTGTGACCTCTTCGCTATCGCCACTAGACAAGCTAATGACCTCAAATTATTATCATGAGGTACATCATTAAATATGATTATTGAAAGATCATTCTTTCAAAACTGAAACACAGCGCAAGCGTACTTCTACTAAGAAAGCAAAAGTATCGACTAGAGTTTTAACTCCATAGAAAGGAGGTGATCCAGCCGCACCTTCCGATACGGCTACCTTGTTACGACTTCACCCCAATCATCTGTCCCACCTTAGGCGGCTGGCTCCTAAGTAAACTTAGGTTACCCCACCGACTTCGGGTGTTACAAACTCTCGTGGTGTGACGGGCGGTGTGTACAAGGCCCGGGAACGTATTCACCGTGGCATGCTGATCCACGATTACTAGCAATTCCGGCTTCATGCAGGCGAGTTGCAGCCTGCAATCCGAACTGAGAATGGCTTTATGGGATTGGCTCGACCTCGCGGTTTTGCGACCCTTTGTACCATCCATTGTAGCACGTGTGTAGCCCAGGTCATAAGGGGCATGATGATTTGACGTCATCCCCACCTTCCTCCGGTTTATCACCGGCAGTCACCTTAGAGTGCCCAACTGAATGCTGGCAACTAAGATCAAGGGTTGCGCTCGTTGCGGGACTTAACCCAACATCTCACGACACGAGCTGACGACAACCATGCACCACCTGTCACTTTGTCCCCCGAAGGGGAAAGCCCTATCTCTAGGGTGGTCAAAGGATGTCAAGACCTGGTAAGGTTCTTCGCGTTGCTTCGAATTAAACCACATGCTCCACTGCTTGTGCGGGCCCCCGTCAATTCCTTTGAGTTTCAACCTTGCGGTCGTACTCCCCAGGCGGAGTGCTTAATGTGTTAACTTCGGCACTAAGGGCATCGAAACCCCTAACACCTAGCACTCATCGTTTACGGCGTGGACTACCAGGGTATCTAATCCTGTTTGCTCCCCACGCTTTCGCGCCTCAGCGTCAGTTACAGACCAGAGAGTCGCCTTCGCCACTGGTGTTCCTCCATATATCTACGCATTTCACCGCTACACATGGAATTCCACTCTCCTCTTCTGTACTCAAGTCCCCCAGTTTCCAATGGCCGCTCGTGGTTGAGCCACGAGATTTCACATCAGACTTAAAGGACCGCCTGCGCGCGCTTTACGCCCAATAATTCCGGACAACGCTTGCCACCTACGTATTACCGCGGCTGCTGGCACGTAGTTAGCCGTGGCTTTCTGGTTAGGTACCGTCAAGGTACCGCCCTATTTGAACGGTACTTGTTCTTCCCTAACAACAGAACTTTACGACCCGAAGGCCTTCATCGTTCACGCGGCGTTGCTCCGTCAGACTTTCGTCCATTGCGGAAGATTCCCTACTGCTGCCTCCCGTAGGAGTCTGGGCCGTGTCTCAGTCCCAGTGTGGCCGATCACCCTCTCAGGTCGGCTACGCATCGTCGCCTTGGTAAGCCATTACCTTACCAACTAGCTAATGCGCCGCGGGCCCATCCCGTAGTGTTAGGTAAACCCAACTTTTACTTTTCTGTCAGGTGACAAAAAAGATTATCCGGTATTAGCTTCGGTTTCCCGAAGTTATCCCAGTCTACAGGGCAGGTTGCCCACGTGTTACTCACCCGTCCGCCGCTAAATTTTGAGAGCAAGCTCTCAAAATTCCGCTCGACTTGCATGTATTAGGCACGCCGCCAGCGTTCGTCCTGAGCCAGGATCAAACTCTCCATTAAAGTGTTGTTTGATTTAGCTCTTCTTACATAAGATGTGTTCGCTTCGACGTTAGTCGGGTTCCCCATCCTATTTCTTGCATTGACGAGATATTACTATCTCTACTTCGCTTGGCTGTGTGTTCAGTTTTCAAAGAACCATCTCGCTAACTTAGGAAACTAAATTAGCTTGTGTTGCCTTTGCGACAACAGATATTATTATATCACGATAAAATCATCATGTCAATAAATTTTTAATATCATTTTGAAGCCACTTAAATCAGCGACTTAATTAATATAACATTTCCATCCCCTTCCGTCAACACTTTTAATATGATTACAAAAAAAAGAAGCTTGCAGTCAATAAGACAACAAACTTCTTTCACTATATATATAAAGATTTTTTATAAAAAGATAAAGTAAGCAAGGAAAATAATGAACAAACCGTACATTATCGGATGAACTTCTTTTGCTCTACCTTTTGCAACCATTGTAATTGGATAAAGGATGAAGCCCATTGCAATACCATGAGCAATACTAAATGTTAACGGTATTGTTAGGATGGTAACAAATGCAGGAACCGCAATCTCAAACTTTTTCCAATCTATTTCTCCTAATGAAGATGCCATAAGTACACCAACAATAATTAATGCTGGCGCTGTAACAGACGGCGCATTAGTAAATACAACTAATAATGGCGAGAAAAATAATGCCACTAAAAACAAGAATGCCGTTGTCACTGATGTAAAACCTGTTCGCCCACCTGCTGCAACACCTGCGGAAGACTCAATATAAGCTGTCGTTGTTGATGTACCTAGAATTGCACCAATAGAAGTTGCTGTAGAGTCTGCAATTAAAGCCTTGTCTGCACGAGGCAACTTATTATCTTTAATAAAACCAGCTTGGTTCGCAACCGCATATAATGTTCCGGCAGTATCAAAGAAGTCTACAAATAAGAAAGTTAAGATAACAACAAGTAAACTCATTGTCCAAATCTCAGACCAATCAATTGAAAATGCCGCTCCAAAAGTAGGTTCTAAACTAGGGATTGACCCAATAACACCATTAGGCATTGGCGCAATTCCAGTTGCTACCCCAACGATCGCCGTAAGGATTAGCCCGTAAAAAATCCCACCTTTTAAACCTATTGTCATAAAAATAACTGTAACGACTACACCAAAAACTGCCAGTAATGGAGCTCCTGAAGTAATCTCTCCTAATGTAACTAATGTAGCTTCGTAAGGAACAACAATTCCCGCATTTTTCAAACCGATAAAAGCAATAAATAAACCAATACCAGCTGCCGCTGCAAATTTCAACTCAACCGGAATAGCATTTATAATTGTTTCACGAATCTTAGTAATTGTAATAAGGATAAAAATAATACCTGACATAAATACACCAAAAAGCGCCGTCTCCCAAGGAATTCCCATTCCTAAAACAACACCATAAGCAAAAAATGCGTTAAGACCCATACCAGGAGCTAAAGCAATAGGATATTTTGCAAGTACACCCATAACTAGTGTCCCAATTGCTGCTGCTAATGCCGTCGCTGTGAAAACCGCACCTTCGTCCATTCCTGCCGCACTCAATATTGATGGGTTTACAAATAAAATATAAGCCATCGATAAAAACGTCGTTAAACCTGCTATCATTTCCTGACGATACGAAGTACCATGTTCCTCAAAACCAAAATAACGATCCATTATTACTTGTTCCTCCTCAAAAAATCTAATTTTAGTTTTGTTATACTTCTAAAAAGTATAACGTTGAAGCTGCTAACCTTTTTATGGTTAACAATAACTTTCTTTTCATTCTTATAACTTCTTCTATAAGAACAAAAAAAGCTCTAGGGGGATATATATCCACTTAGAGCTTTGACAACAAGAAAATCCACTCAATATTAAAACACCAAAAAGGCATCCTAATAAAAACGTACTTTCTTCGTAGTCAAGCTATTTACGGTAGCTCGGTAGAGACGCTCAGGCCATATTCCTAAGGATATACGAAAAATTTAATTTTTTTATTAACAATGTTATTTTATCAACAAAATCCGACACAGTCAATCAAAAAACGAACATTTCCCACATAAACATTACTGAATATTCGTATTTTTCGACATGAGCCTAGAAGTCAATAATAAAGTAATTTTCGAAGCTACCAAGACGCCATCGGCTCGATCACTTCAGTCTGTCAATTGCGGTCAAAGTTCAGACCGCTTCTTACCAGCCTTCCAGTGATTTTCGCCGATAGGCGGGTGCCTTTCGCTTTTCTTACTCCCACTCGATTGTGGATGGTGGTTTTGAGGTTATATCATAAACTACTCTGTTAACGTTCTTTACTTCGTTTACTATTCTTACAGAAATTTTTTCTAATACATCATAAGGAATTCTTGCCCAGTCAGATGTCATTCCGTCAATAGATGTAACAGCACGGATGCCTACAGTGTAGTCATATGTTCTTGCATCGCCCATAACACCAACACTTCGCATTCCCGGAAGCGCCGTAAAGTATTGCCAAATTTCACGCTCAAGCCCTGCTTTTTTAATTTCATCACGAAGAATTGCGTCACTTTCTCGAACAATTTCTAGTTTTTCTTCAGTAATTTCACCTAGTACACGAATGCCTAGTCCAGGACCAGGGAAAGGTTGACGCCAAACAATTTCATCAGGCATTCCTAGCTCTGTACCTAATTTTCGCACTTCATCTTTAAATAAAGTCTTTAATGGTTCAATTAACTTTAATTTCATGTCTTTTGGTAAGCCACCCACATTATGGTGGGACTTAATTGTAGAAGCTGTTGCCGTTCCACTCTCAACAATGTCAGTGTATAACGTGCCTTGAGCCAAAAAGTCCATTCCTTCTAGCTTCGCTGCCTCTTCTTCAAAAACATAAATAAATTCATTGCCGATAGCTTTTCGTTTTAGTTCAGGATCTGAGACGCCTTCTAACTTACTGAAAAACCGCTCACTCGCTTCAATCTTGATAACATTCATGTTAAAGCCATCAGCAAATGTTTTCATAACACTTTCAGCTTCACCTTTTCTAAGTAAACCATGATCAATAAACATACACGTAAGTTGATCGCCAATCGCTTTATGAATTAAAACTGCTACTACTGATGAGTCAACACCACCACTTAGAGCACATAATACTTTGCGGTCACCAACAAGTTCTATAATCTTTGCCATTTCTATTTCAATGAAGTTTTCCATTGACCACTTACCATCGCATTCACATATTTGATAAATGAAATTTTCTAAAAGTTGAATCCCGTACTCCGAATGACGAACTTCTGGGTGAAATTGTACACCGTACATCTTTCTAGAAACATCACTCATTGCTGCAACTGGACACGACGGATTCGTTGCATCAACAACAAATCCTTCCGGAGGTGTCACGACGAGGTCACCATGACTCATCCAAACAGACTGTTCTATTGGTAACTCATGATAAAGCTTTGTCGGATTTTCCACGTTAATGATTGCTTTTCCATACTCACGGTGATTCGATGCTTCTACTTTCGCTCCGAAATGATGCGATATTAATTGCATTCCATAACAAATCCCTAGGATCGGAATACCAAGTTCGAAGATTTTTTCATCACATCGTGGAGCCCCTTCTGCATAAGCGCTATTTGGACCACCAGAAAAAATAATCCCTTTTGGATTCAAGGCCTTTAGCTCGTCTGCTGTAAGCGTATGTGGGTGCAATTCACTAAAAACACCGAGATCACGAATTCTCCTTGCAATCAATTGGTTGTATTGACCGCCAAAATCTAAAACAATAATTCTTTCATTAATAATATTTTCCATCCTCTTAATTCCACCCTCTGTTTTTTTATTTCACTACCTATAATATTAGGTTGTACTTTTTCTCGAAAAATAAAAAGGCAGAATCCTAGTTGTTAAAAAACAGTTTATTAAACGGTTTCTGCCTTCATAGTCAGATCATTTACGGTGATCTGGTAGAGACTCTTAGGCCTTATTCCTAAGGATATACGAAGGATTTCAGTTAATACTATCTATAATGTTCGACATTTACTACGAAATTATTGTAACAATTGCATTCTCATCGGTCAAGAACTGATCTTAGCCACTAACCGTTCCCACTGACTTTTTTTCTCTTCCCATAAATGCTCTTCACTCCCATTTCCATAATAAAGCTTTTCATAAATAAGAGTTAGATCCATCATTTGATCACACTCAAACAGTTCATCAATGCGTAGAGCATATTCACGTAATGTCTCTCCATTTAACCGCCTATGTCCATTAAAGTCTAAAAGCCACAACAATCGTTGATATGCCTTCACATAAAATTTCCCATCATTACGTCTCAGTTTATATAAATAGAGGAAAAATAATGTTATCAACTTTTTATTTTTCCAAATCAAAATTCCAATCCCTAAAAAAGTGACAATTAGCATACTTACACCGACAAAAGAAAATGGAAGTAATTTTAAATGGTCACCATTTTTTACCGATCCCCCCCCATTGTCCGAGTCTAGCCCATCTTCTAATGGTAAAAACGGATTTTCTGGATCGAGATCTCTTTCAGAAGCTCTTTCTTCAACTGTTTCTCCATCATTTTCATTTAAATCATTATCAGATTCCAAAAGCTCATCGACGAACTCAAACGTGTTGGAAAAGCCTTGCGTCGGCTCAAAGGGAACCCAGCCAACATCCTGAAAATAAACTTCTACCCATGAATGGGCATTAGAATTAGAAACCTCATACTTCCGGTAACCATCTCCTAGATACTCAACGATCTCACCTTGAGTAAACCCCTTTACCCAGCGAGCAGGAATGTCAAGCGTCCTGAGCATCACAACCATTGATGTTGAGTAGTTATCACAATATCCTTGTTGTGTCTCAAACAAAAACTGATCAACATAATCTTGTTCAAGTTCTGGAATCGCAACATCTTCTGTCTCATATCGAAAATCATTTTCAGAAAAATAGCCTTCAATTGCCTTAACTTTTTCATAGCGATTGTCATATTCAGCAGTTATCTCGCTAGCCAAGACACCGACTCGATCTGGTAAATCTGGTAATTGTAAATACACCTCTTGGATATGAGTAGGATCACTTTGTGTAGTATTATTTAAAACATCAATAACGAATTTCGGCGTTTCATGGGTAATTGTATATTCTTTTAAAAAGAGTGGATTTCCATCGCTTGCAACTGTCGTACCTACTTTACCACTTACATAATCAATTAAATAGCGAAAAGGCTGTTCTCTTTCACCGCCATTGTAGAACTCCAATTCTTCTATTCCTAGTAATTGACCGGCATAAAAAAAGTGCCAAAACCGATGACCATCGATCATAGAAATTGTCGTCTCTAGCGTTTCAGTTGGAACAGCTTCATTAAAGATAGAAACCGCGACTCTTGCTTCATACTCATCACTATAACGAAACGTCCTATTCAATTCATGTCGGACAGATTCCCAACCTTTTCCTGTATAAATCTCCTTTGATTCTCCGCGCCAATAATGTCCTTGTTGCGTTACAGCGGTAAAAACAGTAGAAGGGTCATCAGCAAAACCTCCACCTAAGCTTTCGTCATTTTGACTATAACCAACGGTCTGTTGTCGATTTACACCGCTTCCCTCTCCAGAAATCGATCCTTGAACCATTGAAACTGGGTCTGGCCAGTGAGGATCATATTTCGGTGCGTAAAAAGCACTGATTGTAATGACCGTGATGATAAGTACTGCCACATTTAACCATGCCAGACGACGATGTTCATTGCTGACTATTTCTTCTTTTGCTTCTAATCTCATTTTGAACAAAATTGTCGTTAATAAAAAACCTGCAACAACAAGCCTAATAATTGCGCTACTTGCATCATAAACTGTGAACGTGTCAACGACCGTAATATAGATGAAAGTAATCATTAAAAACAAAAATATTTTCTTTGTATGACAAAGCCAAAAATGAATTAAATAGCTTATTATTGCTAGGACTAAAAATACTAGGAAACTGCGAAATTGAAAAGAAAGATTTATGATTTCACGGTCTATTAAATAACCAATATTCCTTGCAAGATCCTCACCAAACCAAACAAGCATATGGAAACCTTCTTGTAAAAATAATCCTTCAAAAAAAACTTCGTGTAAGCCATACATCATTGCGATAAAAATCAACGGAATAGCAATATAATTGGCCAAGCGTAAATACATAATAATAAAGCAAAATAACGTAAACCAAACAAAAACAGCTACATTTACAGTATCAGTAATCATCGGTAAAGGACGAAGCCATTCCCACAAAACAATGAAGGCTAAGATGTAGATAAAAATCATTGGGAGTGAACGGGTGTTATGATTTTTGAGCAACAACCTCACCCCCTCGAAGATTCTCACTAAAGTTATCATTCCCAATAATATAATAGGGAATATTTATAGTTGAGATTATGTTAAGTTTACTTTTTTGTTTCTCCGTTAACCCTTCAGAACCATTTACAAAACAAAATACCACCTGAACTCTTTTTCGCTTTAAGCTTTTGACGTTTTCGATCATCTTGTCTGTTAATCTAGTTGTTATTAATATAAGGATCGTATCTGTATTTATTTTATTTACTTCATTAGCAAACGCTACATCAAAATGGTTTCCTTTTTGAATTTCAAGCTTAGCCAGTTGTTCTAACAAACTTATTTGATGAGCTTGACCGTAATGAACAGGATGATGGATAGTCTGATTTCCAATTGAAAGTAAACCTAAATGAATCTGTTTCTGGTAACTATGAACGACAAAAGATGCCGCTAATTCAATCGCTTTTTCAAAAATAAGCTCATCAACTTGCTGTTTTACGGAACAATCAATAGTAATAAAATAACGTTGACCAATGTATTCTTCAAATTCCTTCGTCATTAATTTATTTACTCTCGCTGTTACTTTCCAATCAATACTCGTTAACCTATCCCCAGCAACATATTCCCTTGAACCAGCTACTGACGTAATATCTTCAATTATTCGCTTGGAAGTTATAAAGGACTCAGATTCATTTTTATTGTACATATTCACGTTGTCTAACTGTTGATAATTAGGAAAAACAATCATTTCATTATATACGCTAACTTCCTTTTCTTTTGTAAACAACCCAAAAAGATCGCTTGTCCGCACTTTTATTTTCACAAACTCATACTTGCCCCTTTTTGGTTGCTTAATCGTATACGAATATATTAATTTCTTTTCTAAAAAAGGATAAAAAATTTCTTTTTTACTAATAATATTCATTTTCAATTCCCAATTATTAGGGATGACATCTTCAACGATAAAATAAAAAAATGGAAATCGAAACTTTCTCTCAATTGTAATTGTTACTCTTATATCTTCGCCAGCTACTAATCTTTCTCCATTAAGTACTCTTTTCACTTCCAAATTGCCAATAGGCATAGATGCATAAATAATTGTAATCATAATAATTAGGAAAGTTGAATAGAAAAGAAACCAACTAACGAACCCCCCTTGAAACATCGCATATACAAATGTTGTGATTCCAATCATCGCTAACATCATAACCTTTAGGAAAGGGCTAATTTTTTTAACTGTCTTTCTCATTAGCGAACAGCTTCTTTCCTTACAGGAATTTTTAATCGCTGGACAATCTCAATAACTACTGTTTTCGTAGAAACATTAGCAAATTTAGAATCTGAATTTAAAATAATTCGGTGACTCAATGCATATGGTGCTAAAAATTTAATGTCATCCGGAATGACATATTCTCGGCCTTGAATATATGCATAAGATTGAGCAGCCTTCATTAAAGCAATAGACCCCCGCGGACTCGCCCCTAAATAAACAGAGCTATGATCTCTTGTTTTACTAACAATACTAATAATATAGTCCTTAATTGATTCATCAACGTAAATTTCAGTAACTTCTTTTTGGATTATTAGTAATTCCTGTACCGTAAGAACTGCTTCTAAACTTTCAATTGGATGCTGTTTTTCAAGACGGTTTAAAACTTCCATTTCTTCCTGATGAGTTGGGTAGCCGATATTAAATTTAAATAAAAATCGGTCTAACTGCGCTTCTGGTAGCGGATACGTCCCCCCATATTCTATCG harbors:
- a CDS encoding YebC/PmpR family DNA-binding transcriptional regulator; this encodes MGRKWNNIKDKKASKDANNSRIYSKFGLEIYVTAKRGEPDPESNQALKFVIERAKTYNVPKAIIDRAIEKAKGGSEENYHELRYEGFGPNGAMVIVDALTNNVNRTAAEVRAAFNKNGGNMGVSGSVAYMFDATAVIGFEGKTADEVLEILIEENIDVRDILEEDEAVIIYAEPDQFHTVQEALKNIGITEYTVAEQTMLAQNDLTLPEEEQAKFEKLIDTLEDSEDVQQVYHNVDLGE
- a CDS encoding DCC1-like thiol-disulfide oxidoreductase family protein — its product is MSNQYSVVLFDGVCNFCNSSVNFLIQHDSSKKLRFASLQSEIGRNYLSRFSINNDLNSIILIEDHRHYNKSTAALRICRHLTGWPKLLIILIVIPKPLRNLIYMWFAKRRYNFFGKRDSCLLLPPKEVSDRFL
- a CDS encoding NCS2 family permease, with the translated sequence MDRYFGFEEHGTSYRQEMIAGLTTFLSMAYILFVNPSILSAAGMDEGAVFTATALAAAIGTLVMGVLAKYPIALAPGMGLNAFFAYGVVLGMGIPWETALFGVFMSGIIFILITITKIRETIINAIPVELKFAAAAGIGLFIAFIGLKNAGIVVPYEATLVTLGEITSGAPLLAVFGVVVTVIFMTIGLKGGIFYGLILTAIVGVATGIAPMPNGVIGSIPSLEPTFGAAFSIDWSEIWTMSLLVVILTFLFVDFFDTAGTLYAVANQAGFIKDNKLPRADKALIADSTATSIGAILGTSTTTAYIESSAGVAAGGRTGFTSVTTAFLFLVALFFSPLLVVFTNAPSVTAPALIIVGVLMASSLGEIDWKKFEIAVPAFVTILTIPLTFSIAHGIAMGFILYPITMVAKGRAKEVHPIMYGLFIIFLAYFIFL
- the guaA gene encoding glutamine-hydrolyzing GMP synthase gives rise to the protein MENIINERIIVLDFGGQYNQLIARRIRDLGVFSELHPHTLTADELKALNPKGIIFSGGPNSAYAEGAPRCDEKIFELGIPILGICYGMQLISHHFGAKVEASNHREYGKAIINVENPTKLYHELPIEQSVWMSHGDLVVTPPEGFVVDATNPSCPVAAMSDVSRKMYGVQFHPEVRHSEYGIQLLENFIYQICECDGKWSMENFIEIEMAKIIELVGDRKVLCALSGGVDSSVVAVLIHKAIGDQLTCMFIDHGLLRKGEAESVMKTFADGFNMNVIKIEASERFFSKLEGVSDPELKRKAIGNEFIYVFEEEAAKLEGMDFLAQGTLYTDIVESGTATASTIKSHHNVGGLPKDMKLKLIEPLKTLFKDEVRKLGTELGMPDEIVWRQPFPGPGLGIRVLGEITEEKLEIVRESDAILRDEIKKAGLEREIWQYFTALPGMRSVGVMGDARTYDYTVGIRAVTSIDGMTSDWARIPYDVLEKISVRIVNEVKNVNRVVYDITSKPPSTIEWE
- a CDS encoding transglutaminaseTgpA domain-containing protein, encoding MLKNHNTRSLPMIFIYILAFIVLWEWLRPLPMITDTVNVAVFVWFTLFCFIIMYLRLANYIAIPLIFIAMMYGLHEVFFEGLFLQEGFHMLVWFGEDLARNIGYLIDREIINLSFQFRSFLVFLVLAIISYLIHFWLCHTKKIFLFLMITFIYITVVDTFTVYDASSAIIRLVVAGFLLTTILFKMRLEAKEEIVSNEHRRLAWLNVAVLIITVITISAFYAPKYDPHWPDPVSMVQGSISGEGSGVNRQQTVGYSQNDESLGGGFADDPSTVFTAVTQQGHYWRGESKEIYTGKGWESVRHELNRTFRYSDEYEARVAVSIFNEAVPTETLETTISMIDGHRFWHFFYAGQLLGIEELEFYNGGEREQPFRYLIDYVSGKVGTTVASDGNPLFLKEYTITHETPKFVIDVLNNTTQSDPTHIQEVYLQLPDLPDRVGVLASEITAEYDNRYEKVKAIEGYFSENDFRYETEDVAIPELEQDYVDQFLFETQQGYCDNYSTSMVVMLRTLDIPARWVKGFTQGEIVEYLGDGYRKYEVSNSNAHSWVEVYFQDVGWVPFEPTQGFSNTFEFVDELLESDNDLNENDGETVEERASERDLDPENPFLPLEDGLDSDNGGGSVKNGDHLKLLPFSFVGVSMLIVTFLGIGILIWKNKKLITLFFLYLYKLRRNDGKFYVKAYQRLLWLLDFNGHRRLNGETLREYALRIDELFECDQMMDLTLIYEKLYYGNGSEEHLWEEKKSQWERLVAKISS
- a CDS encoding DUF58 domain-containing protein, which gives rise to MRKTVKKISPFLKVMMLAMIGITTFVYAMFQGGFVSWFLFYSTFLIIMITIIYASMPIGNLEVKRVLNGERLVAGEDIRVTITIERKFRFPFFYFIVEDVIPNNWELKMNIISKKEIFYPFLEKKLIYSYTIKQPKRGKYEFVKIKVRTSDLFGLFTKEKEVSVYNEMIVFPNYQQLDNVNMYNKNESESFITSKRIIEDITSVAGSREYVAGDRLTSIDWKVTARVNKLMTKEFEEYIGQRYFITIDCSVKQQVDELIFEKAIELAASFVVHSYQKQIHLGLLSIGNQTIHHPVHYGQAHQISLLEQLAKLEIQKGNHFDVAFANEVNKINTDTILILITTRLTDKMIENVKSLKRKRVQVVFCFVNGSEGLTEKQKSKLNIISTINIPYYIIGNDNFSENLRGGEVVAQKS
- a CDS encoding MoxR family ATPase, with the protein product MQQTQSPSVNHPLIDKVIENVEKVVVGKRREVTLSLIALLSGGHVLLEDVPGVGKTMMVRAIAKSIGAHFKRIQFTPDLLPSDVTGISIYDQKTMEFKFRPGPIMANVVLADEINRTSPKTQAALLEALDEASVTTDGETRHLEKPFFVMATQNPIEYGGTYPLPEAQLDRFLFKFNIGYPTHQEEMEVLNRLEKQHPIESLEAVLTVQELLIIQKEVTEIYVDESIKDYIISIVSKTRDHSSVYLGASPRGSIALMKAAQSYAYIQGREYVIPDDIKFLAPYALSHRIILNSDSKFANVSTKTVVIEIVQRLKIPVRKEAVR